The Solidesulfovibrio fructosivorans JJ] DNA window TGGCGCCAAAGACCTTGTGAATCACCGGCTGTTTCAAAATCCCGCTCCGGATGGCTTGCGGCCGCTTGCCGCGTGTGGGCCCGATTACGCTTTGCGCTGAAACCTCAAGCGCCGTCAAGAGGCCGGGATGCCCCAAAGGTCGCGCTGTCGAGGGGAATGGTCACAGGCCCCCAGTTGACAAGGGAAACATCCATGTCCGCGCCGAAGACGCCGGAAGCCACCCGCCCGGGCAACACTTGCCCGGCCAGGACGAGCAACCGGTCATAGAGCGCCGCCGCCACATCCGGCGGGGCGGCGGCGGAAAAGGACGGCCGGCGGCCCTTGCGACAGGCGGCGTAGAGCGTGAACTGCGACACCAGCAAAAGCTCCCCGCCGGCCTCGCGCAGGCTGACATCGAACTTGCCGGCGGCATCGGGAAAAATGCGCAGATCGCAGAGCTTCCCGAGCATCGCCCGGCACACCGGACCATCGGCAAAATCCGGGCCGTCATCCCGCCCAAAGCCCACC harbors:
- the dtd gene encoding D-aminoacyl-tRNA deacylase, coding for MRLLLQRARRASVTVDGKGVAAIGPGILALVGFGRDDGPDFADGPVCRAMLGKLCDLRIFPDAAGKFDVSLREAGGELLLVSQFTLYAACRKGRRPSFSAAAPPDVAAALYDRLLVLAGQVLPGRVASGVFGADMDVSLVNWGPVTIPLDSATFGASRPLDGA